The Salvelinus sp. IW2-2015 linkage group LG8, ASM291031v2, whole genome shotgun sequence genome window below encodes:
- the gngt2b gene encoding guanine nucleotide-binding protein G(I)/G(S)/G(O) subunit gamma-T2b produces the protein MARDMSDKEILQMELDQLKIEVSTTRTAVSVNCKETMEWVEAQTEGDPLIKGVSDDKNPYKGDKGGCIIT, from the exons ATGGCTCGTGATATGTCTGATAAGGAAATCCTGCAAATGGAGCTGGATCAGCTAAAGATTGAAGTTAGCACAACACGCACAGCT GTGTCAGTAAATTGCAAGGAGACAATGGAATGGGTGGAGGCCCAAACAGAGGGCGACCCACTCATAAAGGGCGTGTCAGATGACAAGAACCCCTACAAGGGTGACAAGGGCGGCTGCATTATAACCTAG
- the tmem101 gene encoding transmembrane protein 101 — protein sequence MAAPSSKQVLRRLCQFGAFILTRFGFWNCFTMLMLFAERADVKRKPDIQVPYLYFDMGASVLCASFMSFGVKRRWFALGAAIQLAISTYASYIGEQVHYSDWLKVRMYSRTLAIIGGFLVLASGAGEVYRQKHRTRSLQSTGQVFIGVYLICMVYSLQHSKEDRMAYLNHIPGGEITLMLLVVLFGVLALAFLSGCYIRLASQILAVVLPLILLFIDGNLGYWHNTRHVEFWNQLKLMGHNVGIFGAVLILATDG from the exons ATGGCTGCCCCTAGCAGTAAGCAAGTTCTCCGGCGCCTCTGTCAATTTGGCGCCTTTATTTTGACACGATTTGGTTTCTGGAACTGCTTTACAATGCTGATGCTCTTTGCGGAGCGCGCGGATGTAAAAAG GAAACCTGACATCCAGGTTCCCTACTTGTACTTTGACATGGGGGCATCAGTTCTTTGTGCCAGCTTCATGTCCTTTGGGGTGAAGAGGAGGTGGTTTGCACTGGGGGCCGCCATACAGTTAGCTATCAGCACCTACGCTTCTTATATTGGTGAACAAGTGCACTATAGTGACTGGCTGAAG GTAAGGATGTACTCCAGAACCCTGGCTATCATCGGGGGTTTCCTGGTCCTAGCCAGTGGTGCGGGGGAGGTATACAGACAGAAACATCGCACCAGATCGCTGCAGTCCACCGGACAGGTCTTCATAGGGGTCTACCTCATCTGTATG GTGTACTCCCTCCAGCACAGTAAAGAGGACAGGATGGCCTACCTGAATCACATCCCTGGTGGGGAGATCACCCTAATGCTACTGGTGGTGCTGTTTGGAGTGCTGGCCCTGGCCTTCCTCTCTGGCTGTTATATCCGCCTAGCTTCACAGATCCTGGCCGTGGTCCTGCCCCTCATCCTGCTATTCATCGACGGTAACCTGGGCTACTGGCACAACACGCGCCATGTGGAGTTCTGGAACCAGTTGAAGCTGATGGGGCATAACGTGGGTATTTTCGGGGCTGTGCTGATTCTGGCTACAGACGGTTGA